DNA sequence from the Rhodothermales bacterium genome:
GTAAATAGGCGGCATCCCCCCGAGCAGCGCATACGCCATCCCCTGCGGGATCAGCATGATGCCCACCGTCAGCCCCGCCGTGAGGTCGCCGGACAGATTCCGCCTCGCATAGGTCGCCATGCCGCGCAGGATACGATGTGACTCCAGGTCAGGGAGGCGCATGGCGGGATCGCGAGTTAGGGGCCGTCCCCGGCCTGAACCGGGGATCTAAAAAAAGAGGGTGGCATGGCGACGAGGCCTCCACCCGCATGGTTAAAGCACCTCGACCGGTTTGCCTTTTTCTTCCTTGTGGTGCGAGGCCCAGTCCGCATACATGCCGTCGACATAGACGACATCGTAGCCGAGCCGGTCGAGCAGCGATGTCGCGGCTGCGGCGCGCGCGCCGCTGCGGCAGTGCACGAGGTAGGTGCCGGTATTTTCCAACTCCCCGCTGCGGAGGAGCAGGCGCGTATGTGCGATATTGATCGCGCCGGGCACGTGGCCCTCCTCGAACTCCGCCAGCCGGCGAACGTCGAGCACTTTCGCCCCCGGGCGCTGCCGCGCCGTTTCGAGGGACCGCGTGTCGATGATCGGCGTCGACGCCAGGTCGAGCGCCGCGAGCTCGGACGCCGGCGCATAGCCGACGATGTGGTCGAGCCCGATGCGGATCAGGTTCAGTACGGCTTCGCGCACATCGTCCACCGCATCGACGATCAGATAGATGGCCTGCTCGGGTTGGACGTACGAGCCGGCGATCGTGTTCAGCGTCTTGCCCATCGGCGCATACAGCGAACCGGCGAGATGGCCTTTCATGAAGGCGTTCGAGTCGGCGCGGGTATCGAGCACGACGACGTCGTCCCGGCCCGACAGCGCCGCGAGGTCGCCGGCGGAAACGGGCTTCGGGTGCGGAAGGGCGCCCAGCACGCGGGGGCCGGTCTTGTTTTCGTGTTTCATCCGCGCGAAATACATCGGCGGTTCGGGCTGGCCGTCGAGGATACGCTCCACGAACACGTTCTCGCCCTCCTGCGCCGCCAGGATGGAGGCGTTGAAACGGCGTTCGTAGCCTACCGTCGATTCCGGTACGGCGCCGAGGGCCTTGCCGCAGGCGCTGCCGGCGCCGTGACCCGGCCAGATCTGGAGGTAGTCGGGAAGGTCGAGGAATTCCTGGACCGAGGCGTAGAGCCGCCGCGCGGAAGGCTCCATGGCGCCGGCCTGGCCGGCGGCCGATTCGAGCAGGTCGGGACGGCCGAGGTCGCCCACAAAAACAAAGTCGCCCGTCGCCATGCCCATCGGCTCGTTGGCGCCGCCGCCGAGATCCGTGATCAGGAAGCTGATATGCTCCGGCGTATGGCCGGCGGTGTGCACCACCTCGAACTGGATGTTGCCGATCTTGAACCGGTCCTTGTGCTTCATCGGCCGGAAATCGTACGAACCCTCCCGGGCCCAGACATATTTCCAGTTGGCGTCGCCCTCGTCCGAGAGGTACAGCGCCACGCCAAGACGCTCCGCGAACTCGCGGGCGCCGGACAGGTAGTCGGCGTGAATATGCGTCTCCGCGATGGCGACGATGCGAAGGTCCTCGGAGGCGGCCACGTCGATGTATCGGTCGATGTCGCGCATCGGGTCGATCACGATGGCTTCACCGGTGCGCTGGCATCCGATCAGGTAGCTGTACTGGGCCAGATTGGGTTCGAAGATCTGTCGAAAGAACATACGCTTCTTCTTGTAGTGGGCGCAACGCCGTCCGACGCACCGGACGTGTCTTGCCTGGTTTATTGGAGCATACCTGTCATAACAAGTGGCCAGAAAAATGGTTCCAGGGGCGATAGGGGCCGGGAGCTAGCACTGATGACCGGTAGTCGAATCGGGGTGGGGGTATGCATCGGCGTCTTCCTCGCGCGGCGACAGGCACTTGAAATCCTTTTCCACGCAGACCGTGAGCACGCCGGCCTCGCCGAGCGCCACGGCATGCTCCACGCCCACGCGATCGGTGGTGGCGAGTGCATCCAGCACGGAGGGATCGAGTCCGATCGTGAGGAGGCCGGCCTCGAAGGAGACGGACAGCGGCGAGGCGCCGGCATCGCGCACGAGGAGGCATCGCCAGGCGGCGTCCGGCGCCGGCCCGAACCGGGTGGCGCCTTCGATGCGGCCCTGGCGTTGCAGGCGGTCCAGCTCGCCCTGGCGAAGCCGCAGCCGGATGCTATCGTCGAGCAGACGAATCTTCATGTCAGTTGACGAACTGGGACAGGGCCTGGGCGGCCGGTTGGGTTTCGGGGCAGATCGTGCCGACGGCCTCGGGCAACTCCATGAAAAAGTTCTCGGCGCCGATTTCCTCCGCGAGGCCGGACGCCTTGAGCTTGTCCATGACCGGCCCCTTCACGCCGCTCATGACGAGCCGGACCTTGCGGTGCCGGAGGCTCTCCAGGACCTCCCGGAGCACATGCAAACCGCTCGCGTCGATCTTGTTGACCGGATACGCATCCAGGATGAGCGTGTGGAGCGCCTGGTCGGCGGCGACCAGGGCGTTGACCCGCTCCCGGAGATAGCCGGCGTTCAGGAAATACAGGCTCGCATCCATTCTGAAGATGAGCACCCCGCGGTGCACGATGGCGTTGGGATGGCGCAGGACATTTCTGAACACGTCGGTGTTGGGGATCCGGCCCATCACGGCGACATGCGGTTTGCTGCTTTGCTGCAGCACCATCGCCAGCGAGCTGACGACGCCCACCAGGATGCCTTCCTCGATCCCGAGCCAGAGCGTGGCGGCAAACGTGATCGCCATCAGGACAAAATCCCTGCGGTCGCTCCGCCATAGAAAACGAGCCTCTTTGACGTCGATCAGGCCGAACACGGCAACCATGACGATGGCCGCCAGGATGGCCTGGGGCATGTAGTAAAAGAGCGGCGTCAGGAAGAGCAGCGTCAGGCCGATGACGCCGGCGCTGATGAGGGCGGCGAGGTTCGTGCGCGCGCCGGCCTGCGCATTGACGGCGGTGCGCGAAAACCCACCGGTCGTCGGATAGGCCATGAACAGGCTCCCGACGAGATTGGCCAGTCCCAGGCCCACAAGCTCCTGGTTGGCGTCGACCTGGTACCGGTTTTTCGCGGCGTAGACCTTGGCGACGGCGATCGATTCCGTAAACCCGATCAGGGTGATGGTCAGCGCCGTGGGCAGCAGCGCCTCGAAGGTCGCGGCAGAAAACACGGGCAGCGCGAATCCGGGCAATCCACCCGGAATCTCACCCACGATGCGGACGCCGGCCGGCGCCAGTTTCAGCGCCCACACGGCGACCGTACTGAACAACACGGCGAGCAACCCGGCCGGCCAGCGCGGTTTGAGGCGCTTCAGGGTGTAGACCAGCGCGATGCCGCTCAACCCGATCGCGAGCGT
Encoded proteins:
- a CDS encoding MBL fold metallo-hydrolase, coding for MFFRQIFEPNLAQYSYLIGCQRTGEAIVIDPMRDIDRYIDVAASEDLRIVAIAETHIHADYLSGAREFAERLGVALYLSDEGDANWKYVWAREGSYDFRPMKHKDRFKIGNIQFEVVHTAGHTPEHISFLITDLGGGANEPMGMATGDFVFVGDLGRPDLLESAAGQAGAMEPSARRLYASVQEFLDLPDYLQIWPGHGAGSACGKALGAVPESTVGYERRFNASILAAQEGENVFVERILDGQPEPPMYFARMKHENKTGPRVLGALPHPKPVSAGDLAALSGRDDVVVLDTRADSNAFMKGHLAGSLYAPMGKTLNTIAGSYVQPEQAIYLIVDAVDDVREAVLNLIRIGLDHIVGYAPASELAALDLASTPIIDTRSLETARQRPGAKVLDVRRLAEFEEGHVPGAINIAHTRLLLRSGELENTGTYLVHCRSGARAAAATSLLDRLGYDVVYVDGMYADWASHHKEEKGKPVEVL
- a CDS encoding solute carrier family 26 protein; this encodes MPNVRTLMPALAWMPAYRREDLGGDLAAGVTVGVMLIPQGMAYALIAGLPPIYGLYAALVPLVVYALFGTSRQLAVGPVAMVSLLVAAGVSPLADGDPARHVALALMLAFMVGAFQFTLGVARFGFLSDFLSHSVLTGFTGAAALIIGLSQLKHLLGVSLPKSSNIFFILGAAWQQAGAIHPATLAIGLSGIALVYTLKRLKPRWPAGLLAVLFSTVAVWALKLAPAGVRIVGEIPGGLPGFALPVFSAATFEALLPTALTITLIGFTESIAVAKVYAAKNRYQVDANQELVGLGLANLVGSLFMAYPTTGGFSRTAVNAQAGARTNLAALISAGVIGLTLLFLTPLFYYMPQAILAAIVMVAVFGLIDVKEARFLWRSDRRDFVLMAITFAATLWLGIEEGILVGVVSSLAMVLQQSSKPHVAVMGRIPNTDVFRNVLRHPNAIVHRGVLIFRMDASLYFLNAGYLRERVNALVAADQALHTLILDAYPVNKIDASGLHVLREVLESLRHRKVRLVMSGVKGPVMDKLKASGLAEEIGAENFFMELPEAVGTICPETQPAAQALSQFVN